A genome region from Falco biarmicus isolate bFalBia1 chromosome 11, bFalBia1.pri, whole genome shotgun sequence includes the following:
- the NASP gene encoding nuclear autoantigenic sperm protein isoform X1 has product MLATARPGYGSGRLRGAGAGPGSEQALASPSPRPEACAGARTFPRLRGRPFSPRAAPTARPPCPGARPARRAERSAGPAGPGRARTTLPGVPRGGAPPPIRTPFPGASRAPPAPRRPALHFPACRAAPPRPPPRDYASQRAPRGGAPSVPRRAGARHAGSGSPLAACARREAGRGVSSGVYRQPEGQGSALCRRRPSLQQLLCKRRPSPLPPRAESAPASPTRMEEELAAPSTSTDKTDSMDVDGESKKLLGLGQKHLVMGNIPAAVNAFQEAASLLGKKYGETADECAEAFFYYGKSLLELARMENGVLGNALEGVQVEEEEEKAEDESALPTVDEEAREELREQVYNAMGEKEEAKKSTEESPVLSEKEVKEEDVEMEDITEEKPTEEAVADKDVKLEEAEEKTEASVEKEVTSEEQKQQVAVEKEAAKEMAAVEEKVVEEERKMVPENKVAEATEEKERMIEASDKEVEASVEEAEAGEVTVEEKGDVAEQTAKATEKDLAVEKGEAVEGQAEAAVEEEKAVAQVTAEVQAAVAVEQKEAAEGAAEAAEQKKVEEKQELVETATEEKPDESKEPESSKEPMPTEGKEPSNDLEEKAEVAAKVEKEEKKNDLVEEGEGAKVEKEEKDDLMEEGEGNSERRSYCGWMT; this is encoded by the exons ATGTTAGCGACCGCCCGCCCTGGCTACGGGAGCGGGAGGctccgcggggcgggggcaggccCGGGCTCCGAGCAGGCGCTCGCTTCGCCCTCCCCGCGGCCCGAGGCCTGCGCCGGGGCGCGAACCTTCCCCCGCCTCCGGGGCAGGCCCTTCTCCCCGCGGGCAGCCCCCACGGCACGGCCGCCCTGCCCCGGGGCCCGCCCAGCCCGGCGTGCGGAGCGCAGtgcgggcccggcggggccggggcgggcgcggaCTACGCTTCCCGGCGTGCCGCGCGGCGGCGCCCCCCCTCCCATCCGAACTCCGTTTCCCGGCGCCTCCCGCGCACCCCCCGCCCCACGTCGCCCGGCACTACACTTCCCGGCGTgccgcgcggccccgccgcggcctcCCCCCCGAGACTACGCTTCCCAGCGAGCCCCGCGCGGCGGAGCCCCGAGCGTCCCGCGGAGGGCGGGCGCGCGGCATGCCGGGAGCGGTAGTCCTCTCGCGGCGTGCGCGCGCCGCGAGGCGGGCCGGGGCGTGTCCTCGGGGGTATATAGGCAGCCGGAGGGGCAGGGGTCTGCActctgccgccgccgcccctctCTCCAGCAGCTTCTATGCAAGCGTCGGCCGTCGCCGCTCCCCCCCCGCGCTGAGTCCGCGCCGGCCTCCCCGACTAG GATGGAAGAGGAATTGGCAGCTCCTTCCACGTCCACAGACAAGACAGACAG TATGGATGTGGATGGAGAATCAAAGAAACTATTGGGTTTAGGACAGAAACACTTGGTAATGGGAAATATTCCGGCTGCTGTCAATGCATTCCAAGAAGCTGCGAGCTTACT GGGTAAAAAATACGGTGAGACAGCGGATGAGTGtgcagaagcttttttttattatggaaaATCTCTCCTGGAATTGGCAAG AATGGAAAATGGTGTGCTGGGAAACGCCTTAGAAGGCGTGCAGgttgaagaggaagaagaaaaagctgaagatgAGTCTGCGTTACCAACTGTTGATG AAGAAGCAAGGGAAGAGTTGAGAGAACAGGTATATAATGccatgggggaaaaagaagaggcCAAAAAGTCTACAGAAGAGTCTCCAGTACTATCTGAGAAGGAAGTCAAAGAAGAGGATGTTGAAATGGAAGACATCACGGAAGAAAAACCAACAGAAGAAGCAGTTGCTGACAAGGATGTAAAGCTTGAAGAGGCTGAAGAGAAGACCGAGGcttctgtggaaaaagaagtaacttcagaagagcagaaacagcagGTTGCTGTGGAAAAGGAGGCTGCAAAAGAAATGGCAGCTGTGGAAGAGAAGGTAGTGGAAGAAGAGCGGAAGATGGTGCCTGAAAACAAGGTAGCAGAGGCAActgaggagaaggagagaaTGATAGAAGCTTCAGACAAGGAGGTGGAAGCCTCTGTAGAAGAGGCTGAAGCTGGAGAAGTGACTGTGGAAGAGAAGGGAGATGTGGCAGAGCAGacagcaaaagcaacagaaaaagatcTGGCTGTGGAAAAGGGAGAGGCTGTAgaagggcaggcagaggcagctgtggaagaagagaaggcagtAGCGCAAGTGACAGCAGAAGTGCAGGCAGCAGTTGCTGTGGAGcagaaagaagctgcagaaggggcagcagaagcagctgaacaGAAGAAGGTGGAGGAGAAACAAGAGCTGGTAGAGACTGCTACAGAAGAGAAGCCAGATGAGTCCAAAGAGCCAGAGTCCTCAAAGGAACCCATGCCCACAGAGGGCAAAGAGCCATCTAATGACTTGgaagaaaaggctgaagtaGCTGCTAAGgtagagaaagaggaaaagaagaatgacCTGGTGGAAGAGGGTGAAGGTGCTAAGgtagaaaaagaagagaaagatgaCCTGATGGAAGAGGGAGAAGGTAACAGTGAGAGGAGAAGTTATTGTGGGTGGATGACTTGA
- the NASP gene encoding nuclear autoantigenic sperm protein isoform X2, whose protein sequence is MLATARPGYGSGRLRGAGAGPGSEQALASPSPRPEACAGARTFPRLRGRPFSPRAAPTARPPCPGARPARRAERSAGPAGPGRARTTLPGVPRGGAPPPIRTPFPGASRAPPAPRRPALHFPACRAAPPRPPPRDYASQRAPRGGAPSVPRRAGARHAGSGSPLAACARREAGRGVSSGVYRQPEGQGSALCRRRPSLQQLLCKRRPSPLPPRAESAPASPTRMEEELAAPSTSTDKTDSMDVDGESKKLLGLGQKHLVMGNIPAAVNAFQEAASLLGKKYGETADECAEAFFYYGKSLLELARMENGVLGNALEGVQVEEEEEKAEDESALPTVDETEESEEEDKENDKAEDDKENELTVEDKSLQESEEDEIGNLELAWDMLELAKVIYKRQETKEAQLHAAQAHLKLGEVSIESENYTQAIEEFQACLALQQKYLEAHDRLLAESHYQLALAYHYNSQFDEAVLQFGKSMEVIDKRMAMLTERIKKAESGSPEDEKEIEELKGLLPEIKEKIEDSKESQKSARVAEQALKATLVGTTSGFAQREDGGSVSTIPVRKAADGASQCVTDISHLVRKKRKPEEETQQGENEAKKSKPELAVNGGADAVPSGNEVPEKMEEETEKRPQAESGAAVESTV, encoded by the exons ATGTTAGCGACCGCCCGCCCTGGCTACGGGAGCGGGAGGctccgcggggcgggggcaggccCGGGCTCCGAGCAGGCGCTCGCTTCGCCCTCCCCGCGGCCCGAGGCCTGCGCCGGGGCGCGAACCTTCCCCCGCCTCCGGGGCAGGCCCTTCTCCCCGCGGGCAGCCCCCACGGCACGGCCGCCCTGCCCCGGGGCCCGCCCAGCCCGGCGTGCGGAGCGCAGtgcgggcccggcggggccggggcgggcgcggaCTACGCTTCCCGGCGTGCCGCGCGGCGGCGCCCCCCCTCCCATCCGAACTCCGTTTCCCGGCGCCTCCCGCGCACCCCCCGCCCCACGTCGCCCGGCACTACACTTCCCGGCGTgccgcgcggccccgccgcggcctcCCCCCCGAGACTACGCTTCCCAGCGAGCCCCGCGCGGCGGAGCCCCGAGCGTCCCGCGGAGGGCGGGCGCGCGGCATGCCGGGAGCGGTAGTCCTCTCGCGGCGTGCGCGCGCCGCGAGGCGGGCCGGGGCGTGTCCTCGGGGGTATATAGGCAGCCGGAGGGGCAGGGGTCTGCActctgccgccgccgcccctctCTCCAGCAGCTTCTATGCAAGCGTCGGCCGTCGCCGCTCCCCCCCCGCGCTGAGTCCGCGCCGGCCTCCCCGACTAG GATGGAAGAGGAATTGGCAGCTCCTTCCACGTCCACAGACAAGACAGACAG TATGGATGTGGATGGAGAATCAAAGAAACTATTGGGTTTAGGACAGAAACACTTGGTAATGGGAAATATTCCGGCTGCTGTCAATGCATTCCAAGAAGCTGCGAGCTTACT GGGTAAAAAATACGGTGAGACAGCGGATGAGTGtgcagaagcttttttttattatggaaaATCTCTCCTGGAATTGGCAAG AATGGAAAATGGTGTGCTGGGAAACGCCTTAGAAGGCGTGCAGgttgaagaggaagaagaaaaagctgaagatgAGTCTGCGTTACCAACTGTTGATG AAACAGAAGAATCTGAAgaggaagataaagaaaatgatAAAGCTGAAGATGATAAGGAGAATGAATTGACAGTAGAAGACAAG TCTTTACAGGAAAGCGAGGAGGATGAAATTGGAAATCTTGAGCTagcctgggacatgctggagTTAGCAAAAGTCATCTACAAGAG acaagaaacaaaagaagctCAGCTCCATGCGGCTCAAGCTCATCTAAAGCTAGGAGAAGTTAGCATTGAATCCG AAAACTACACACAGGCTATAGAAGAGTTTCAGGcctgcctggccctgcagcaGAAGTACCTGGAGGCTCACGACCGCCTGCTAGCTGAGAGTCACTACCAGCTGGCGCTGGCGTACCACTACAACAGCCAGTTTGATGAGGCAGTTTTGCAGTTCGGTAAATCCATGGAAGTCATTGACAAGAGAATGG CAATGCTCACTGAGCGAATAAAGAAGGCAGAAAGTGGGTCCCCTGAAGATGAGAAGGAGATCGAAGAACTAAAGGGACTGCTtcctgaaattaaagaaaagataGAAGATTCCAAGGAGTCTCAAAAGAGTGCAAGAGTAGCTGAGCAGGCGCTGAAAGCAACTCTG gTTGGAACTACATCTGGCTTTGCACAACGTGAAGACGGTGGTTCTGTTTCCACA ATTCCAGTGAGAAAAGCAGCTGACGGTGCATCTCAGTGTGTTACAGACATCTCTCACCTAGTCAGGAAAAAG aggAAACCAGAGGAGGAGACCCAACAGGGAGAGAATGAAGCTAAGAAATCTAAACCAGAACTGGCTGTCAATGGTGGTGCTGATGCTGTCCCCAGTGGAAATGAGGTTccagaaaaaatggaagaggag ACAGAGAAAAGGCCACAAGCAGAATCAGGGGCTGCAGTTGAAAGCACAGTATGA
- the NASP gene encoding nuclear autoantigenic sperm protein isoform X3 translates to MLATARPGYGSGRLRGAGAGPGSEQALASPSPRPEACAGARTFPRLRGRPFSPRAAPTARPPCPGARPARRAERSAGPAGPGRARTTLPGVPRGGAPPPIRTPFPGASRAPPAPRRPALHFPACRAAPPRPPPRDYASQRAPRGGAPSVPRRAGARHAGSGSPLAACARREAGRGVSSGVYRQPEGQGSALCRRRPSLQQLLCKRRPSPLPPRAESAPASPTRMEEELAAPSTSTDKTDSMDVDGESKKLLGLGQKHLVMGNIPAAVNAFQEAASLLGKKYGETADECAEAFFYYGKSLLELARMENGVLGNALEGVQVEEEEEKAEDESALPTVDETEESEEEDKENDKAEDDKENELTVEDKESEEDEIGNLELAWDMLELAKVIYKRQETKEAQLHAAQAHLKLGEVSIESENYTQAIEEFQACLALQQKYLEAHDRLLAESHYQLALAYHYNSQFDEAVLQFGKSMEVIDKRMAMLTERIKKAESGSPEDEKEIEELKGLLPEIKEKIEDSKESQKSARVAEQALKATLVGTTSGFAQREDGGSVSTIPVRKAADGASQCVTDISHLVRKKRKPEEETQQGENEAKKSKPELAVNGGADAVPSGNEVPEKMEEETEKRPQAESGAAVESTV, encoded by the exons ATGTTAGCGACCGCCCGCCCTGGCTACGGGAGCGGGAGGctccgcggggcgggggcaggccCGGGCTCCGAGCAGGCGCTCGCTTCGCCCTCCCCGCGGCCCGAGGCCTGCGCCGGGGCGCGAACCTTCCCCCGCCTCCGGGGCAGGCCCTTCTCCCCGCGGGCAGCCCCCACGGCACGGCCGCCCTGCCCCGGGGCCCGCCCAGCCCGGCGTGCGGAGCGCAGtgcgggcccggcggggccggggcgggcgcggaCTACGCTTCCCGGCGTGCCGCGCGGCGGCGCCCCCCCTCCCATCCGAACTCCGTTTCCCGGCGCCTCCCGCGCACCCCCCGCCCCACGTCGCCCGGCACTACACTTCCCGGCGTgccgcgcggccccgccgcggcctcCCCCCCGAGACTACGCTTCCCAGCGAGCCCCGCGCGGCGGAGCCCCGAGCGTCCCGCGGAGGGCGGGCGCGCGGCATGCCGGGAGCGGTAGTCCTCTCGCGGCGTGCGCGCGCCGCGAGGCGGGCCGGGGCGTGTCCTCGGGGGTATATAGGCAGCCGGAGGGGCAGGGGTCTGCActctgccgccgccgcccctctCTCCAGCAGCTTCTATGCAAGCGTCGGCCGTCGCCGCTCCCCCCCCGCGCTGAGTCCGCGCCGGCCTCCCCGACTAG GATGGAAGAGGAATTGGCAGCTCCTTCCACGTCCACAGACAAGACAGACAG TATGGATGTGGATGGAGAATCAAAGAAACTATTGGGTTTAGGACAGAAACACTTGGTAATGGGAAATATTCCGGCTGCTGTCAATGCATTCCAAGAAGCTGCGAGCTTACT GGGTAAAAAATACGGTGAGACAGCGGATGAGTGtgcagaagcttttttttattatggaaaATCTCTCCTGGAATTGGCAAG AATGGAAAATGGTGTGCTGGGAAACGCCTTAGAAGGCGTGCAGgttgaagaggaagaagaaaaagctgaagatgAGTCTGCGTTACCAACTGTTGATG AAACAGAAGAATCTGAAgaggaagataaagaaaatgatAAAGCTGAAGATGATAAGGAGAATGAATTGACAGTAGAAGACAAG GAAAGCGAGGAGGATGAAATTGGAAATCTTGAGCTagcctgggacatgctggagTTAGCAAAAGTCATCTACAAGAG acaagaaacaaaagaagctCAGCTCCATGCGGCTCAAGCTCATCTAAAGCTAGGAGAAGTTAGCATTGAATCCG AAAACTACACACAGGCTATAGAAGAGTTTCAGGcctgcctggccctgcagcaGAAGTACCTGGAGGCTCACGACCGCCTGCTAGCTGAGAGTCACTACCAGCTGGCGCTGGCGTACCACTACAACAGCCAGTTTGATGAGGCAGTTTTGCAGTTCGGTAAATCCATGGAAGTCATTGACAAGAGAATGG CAATGCTCACTGAGCGAATAAAGAAGGCAGAAAGTGGGTCCCCTGAAGATGAGAAGGAGATCGAAGAACTAAAGGGACTGCTtcctgaaattaaagaaaagataGAAGATTCCAAGGAGTCTCAAAAGAGTGCAAGAGTAGCTGAGCAGGCGCTGAAAGCAACTCTG gTTGGAACTACATCTGGCTTTGCACAACGTGAAGACGGTGGTTCTGTTTCCACA ATTCCAGTGAGAAAAGCAGCTGACGGTGCATCTCAGTGTGTTACAGACATCTCTCACCTAGTCAGGAAAAAG aggAAACCAGAGGAGGAGACCCAACAGGGAGAGAATGAAGCTAAGAAATCTAAACCAGAACTGGCTGTCAATGGTGGTGCTGATGCTGTCCCCAGTGGAAATGAGGTTccagaaaaaatggaagaggag ACAGAGAAAAGGCCACAAGCAGAATCAGGGGCTGCAGTTGAAAGCACAGTATGA
- the CCDC17 gene encoding coiled-coil domain-containing protein 17 isoform X1: MCHGVKAEPGAFASGLKGALDEPALCRRLAARAAATPRPEQGEVERSRALRDQAGRLRAAHGGAAPCLETAPPAGPLAAEARALRLAYLRAGGSDPAILDQLLQLQVEAALLEKGPAGLRGGRRTGEPQPPLGTLAPWPAAEAPPAVPAEPPGAGGRGLDAALLAVELENRRLEDELLALKVRRERRADAGSRAAQQHMEELAQLQAEVGMLRCHAEWMGPQLPPAILPPPVAPPLLPALAAPELFAESPRPALTGSPAAPSHPRVPPSLPLAPFRALEDPPPAREPPAQHKPRRSPR; encoded by the exons CGCTGTGCCGGAGGCTGGCGGCCCGGGCAGCCGCGACCCCCCGCCCCGAGCAGGGGGAAGTGGAGCGGAGCCGGGCCCTGCGGGACCAGGCCGGGCGGCTGCGAGCGGCCCACGGCGG GGCCGCGCCGTGCCTGGAGACCGCCCCCCCAGCCGGGCCGCTGGCGGCCGAGGCCAG GGCGCTGCGGCTGGCCTACCTGCGCGCCGGCGGGAGCGACCCCGCCATCCTGgaccagctcctccagctccaggtGGAGGCCGCGCTGCTGGAGAAGGGAcccgcggggctgcgcgggggcAGGCGGACGGGTGAGCCCCAGCCCCCGTTAGGGACCCTGGCTCCGTGGCCGGCAGCTGAGGCGCCCCCGGCTGTGCCGGCAGAGCCccccggcgcggggggccggggcctggaTGCCGCGCTGCTGGCCGTGGAGCTGGAGAACCGGCGGCTGGAAGATGAGCTCTTGGCGCTGAAGgtcaggagggagaggagagccGATGCCG GCTCGcgggcagcccagcagcacatggaggagctggcccagctccaggcagagGTGGGGATGCTGCGATGCCACGCAGAGTGGATGGGGCCACAGCTGCCCCCCGCCATCCTCCCGCCCCCCGTGGCCCCCCcactcctgccagccctggccgCACCAGAGCTTTTTGCA gagTCCCCCAGGCCAGCGTTGAcaggcagccccgcagcccccagccacccccgtgtgccccccagcctcccccttGCCCCCTTCAGGGCCCTGGAGGACCCTCCTCCTGCTCGGGAGCCCCCTGCACAGCACAAGCCTCGCCGAAG ccctcgCTAG
- the CCDC17 gene encoding coiled-coil domain-containing protein 17 isoform X2 has product MCHGVKAEPGAFASGLKGALDEPALCRRLAARAAATPRPEQGEVERSRALRDQAGRLRAAHGGAAPCLETAPPAGPLAAEARALRLAYLRAGGSDPAILDQLLQLQVEAALLEKGPAGLRGGRRTGEPQPPLGTLAPWPAAEAPPAVPAEPPGAGGRGLDAALLAVELENRRLEDELLALKVRRERRADAGPWRTLLLLGSPLHSTSLAEALARGSLTRGTDSSALGSSNTPSKTSSPLVLATC; this is encoded by the exons CGCTGTGCCGGAGGCTGGCGGCCCGGGCAGCCGCGACCCCCCGCCCCGAGCAGGGGGAAGTGGAGCGGAGCCGGGCCCTGCGGGACCAGGCCGGGCGGCTGCGAGCGGCCCACGGCGG GGCCGCGCCGTGCCTGGAGACCGCCCCCCCAGCCGGGCCGCTGGCGGCCGAGGCCAG GGCGCTGCGGCTGGCCTACCTGCGCGCCGGCGGGAGCGACCCCGCCATCCTGgaccagctcctccagctccaggtGGAGGCCGCGCTGCTGGAGAAGGGAcccgcggggctgcgcgggggcAGGCGGACGGGTGAGCCCCAGCCCCCGTTAGGGACCCTGGCTCCGTGGCCGGCAGCTGAGGCGCCCCCGGCTGTGCCGGCAGAGCCccccggcgcggggggccggggcctggaTGCCGCGCTGCTGGCCGTGGAGCTGGAGAACCGGCGGCTGGAAGATGAGCTCTTGGCGCTGAAGgtcaggagggagaggagagccGATGCCG GGCCCTGGAGGACCCTCCTCCTGCTCGGGAGCCCCCTGCACAGCACAAGCCTCGCCGAAG ccctcgCTAGGGGAAGCCTGACCAGAGGCACTGACAGCTcagccctgggaagcagcaaCACCCCCAGCAAGACTTCCTCCCCTCTGGTGTTGGCCACGTGCTAA